The genomic interval agctagtttcttatgacaaatgttttttgtttttaggggtgcgactgcatctagagtattgcgcaaggttaaattgagttcctcagttaggtggttacctgatttttgtcctctgacgtccttgggtaagcagagggagtctggaagggcatcggggaatctttgggttgtctgagaatgtatagcatgacttttgatgctccttggttggggtctgagcagattatttgttgtgattgcaaacgtaataaaatggtggtccgatagtccaggattatgaggaaaaacattaagatccacaacatttattccatgagacaaaactaggtccagagtatgactgggGAAGTGActaggtctggagacatgttggacaaaacccactgagtcgatgatggctccgaaagccttttggagtgggactgtggacttttccatgtgaatattaaagtcacaaaaaatgtgaatattatctgccatgactacaaggtccgataggaattcagggaactcagtgaggaacgctgtatacggcccaggaggcctgtaaacagtaactataaaaagtgattgagtaggctgcatagatttcatgactagaagctcaaaagacaaactattttttattttttttgtaaatttaaatttgctatcgtaaatgttagcaacacctccgcctttgcgggatgcacaggggatatggtcactagtgtaaccaggaggtgaggcctcatttaacacagtaaattcatcatgcttaagccatgtttcagtcaggccaatcacatcaagattatgatcagtgattagttcattgactataactgcctttgaagtgagggatctaacattaagtagccctattttgagatgtgaggtatcacaatcgctttaaataatggcaggaatggaggaggtctttattcttgtgagattgctaaggcgaataCCGCCATGTTTAGAGACACGGTCTcaatagctgagctgactacactgactgtgctagtggctatcggtgtcctcattagcagggaggagtttctgcatTTAAATTATCTGTCCATCGCCCTCGTACCtcaattttattaaacacagaaaggggcctatattggagtcCAAAGGtcatctggcacactgcttaggatttcaacaacatgaataacttatttctagcctacaatcatcgatgttactactaatgtgaaaacaagacaaaatatgactattgttgctcattttaagacaattgtcaaataatttgaACATTtattacagacgtcaattgttgtacaacatcatggctactctgttggcatcaccttttacagtgaatTTCTGCTGTTGTTGGCCTTTAACCATCGGTCACACTTTgtcgttcacacaggagagagacgcgACTATTGTGGTTCCTTTgcggagcctcaacaacctcatgatgctgacgaggcagagaagagtctctccaggccagaacacctcaagaaacaccagcagagatccacagggaagaaacctcactgctgctctgactgtgggtaGAGAatcacctcatcaggcattaaaattcatcagggaacacacacaggagagaaaccttatagctgtggtcaatgtgggaagagatgtacTACATTTGGCCAgctgactcaacaccagagaatacacacaggagagaaatcgtatagctgtggtcaatgtgggaaaagttttGGTGCATCtagagatctgacagtgcaccagagaatacacacaggagagaaaccttatagctgtggtcaatgtgggaagagttttggtcgatctggccacctgacatcacaccagagaacacacacaggagagaaaccttatagctgtggtcaatgtgggaagagttttaatcaatctagcactctgactctacaccagagaatacacacaggagagaaaccttatagctgtggtcaatgtgggaagagttttactacatctagcattctgactctacaccagagaacacacacaggagagaaaccttatagctgtggtcaatgtgggaagagttttggtcgatctggccacctgacatcacaccagagaacacacattggagagaaaccttatagctgtgatcaatgtgggaagagttttactacatctgacaagctgacattacaccagagaacacacacaggagagaaaccgtatagctgtggtcaatgtgggaagagttttactacatctagcaatctgactgtacaccagagaacacacacaggagagaaaccttatagctgtgttcagtgtgacaaaatacatacatgaaggagttattttgtgatatcaatgaattattgtcacaatgtagaatgttttaacattgtagtatgaGTATTTTAAGGAGTTtctcaatgtagaaccctaattcAATTGGTTTCAgcgtgatatggatattagccttgggaaaaatccaggctctgaatgaaaagagtactatttatgtgatttaacaaaaagttactaacacaaaaagagcttttgttacacttaccatgttggtgacccacttgaatcaaaatgcaacacttcaaaatgtagcgagctgttttctacaaattgtcctctaaccagggatgtacacattattcccagattccgtgtggtttttgagctgttagttttaacaggacgtgcaacctcatatCCCTTCTGTCACACAATTGATTTCAACGtgatatcgatgagtgatgacaaatatgtgttgtgttcctttgtttagtgacccctaaatttaaatgcatcactcccaaatgtagctgactgtcttctgcaggttgtcctctaaccagtgagctaaaatatatctcccatttccatgtgtttttttagttgtgttCGTTTCAACAGCACATACatcctgatttcccccctaatcgatatcagtgatttatacATATTACTTTATGTTCTATATTATACATATTaacaaacatttggttttgatatttcatatttccaattcatgtaacatttagtaattATAATTATTTAAGTAATCAACTGACAATTTTCGGGTATAATTATATTGACGTTGTTGCCCCtcttttagaatatcagggttcattctcagatgtgccaacccaaatgtactagagcatgacattggggactgggacttcctgtctttaagtttgatgtgggtttttctttagtttttctcttcttgggcagatttagtgggacTCATGggtggtgtcttttaggtcccagttgttgttactagtcaactttcagtggacacccccatagtgtctttcagaacccctcctaaaaaaacaagcttatattttgggttggatattgcatccaattaatattttaatcaatggtATTTCCTTAGAAtgttcattagtctttcagttgttagtcttctgtttgttgtgtactaaataatattgtgctgtataaataaagcttgatttgatttcaacaaattaacccaatgaccaatcaacagactcttggtccctcttagtatgaaaaacagtatcacttttccagcctgctgaaggcctggtggagtggtaaacaccacccccggctctaccaggggcttgaggtggtctcccacaactctgattatgtcatgttctgtggccttgccgttccatttcttgactgcccctgcaacacagaaagaaacacatttagacatattatataaaacactcaaagtaatggatatggagcatctatggcctcagttacacctggcacctaaatgtgacttctgttatctgatcactccaagctgcattaggttcagatctaccaggatggtcctttgacatagtctggatgcagtcaggccactgaatataaataagcaatgtaaagagatggggtgaatgagtggggaaaagtacattctacacaaatgaccttcataatagcaaagaacaaatgtgtgtgcctgaggggaaattaactttcatacagccaaaaggagtgagaaattacaccaatatcagtggacaatttgcactaatgtaaatatACATGGATtatggaacatattcccttttgctgacgtgatgaaccgctaaggggacataaatatttaccatctaaaccatgtgtgacctctctcctctctggctgtagaagtgttcttcctaaccagtccctcaacagctctctgactgagctccaccctcactgggtcttcagaggagaggaaggctgaggagggatggaaggatgaatggatcagtcagtcaataaagtgtagagctgctgtctgacaaaatcactattttggtagttcattaaagtaaataaggcttaatgactgctgaatacaaactatcaatcacttagatcatgtattttcaacgggctagggacgtcccgttgaagttgacatttaaaagggttaaggttagggtttagggtagggatgtcccaaggattccagatagcattgaccattgtgcattcttctgtctctgttacatAGCAGGTGTAAAATAAACAGACAAGACAAGTAGACACGCAGTGCATTATGGTCATTGTATTTTAAATAATAGCATCTAATTATGCCAATCTGTTTGTGGGGTTGTTAGAGAAGAATGTGATTGACAGCCCTAACAATCCATTCTAGCACCTCATCAGGCTCTGTAAAAGTCTTCATTGATGACGTGTTCCTTCTATTCCAGGGGACAGCAGAGGAACTTCATCAATTCCACTCCATCAATACAAGCAGTGAACATCTGAAATTCACCCTCACCTTTGAGGCGCATGAAACAAGTTATCTGGACATTTTGATTAAGAGGGAGGGGTGTGGTTTTAGCACAGACCTATGCAGGAAGCAGACGGACAGGAATTCCCTGTTACGCAGAGACAGCTTCCACCCTACACaagttactaagtctttaaccacactgtgttgttacactggtgagtaaaaactcatgcttcctacactTTAACttgttgtctgaaaataaaatgtaaattttCGTCAACTgcgtccagtcagcagatggactAGATGCCGCTTAGGCCGCCGGTTGTGACTCCGTCAAGAATTCAGcagagcaagtttgtatgaaggtctggttattaaatgggttcatagttcaatagtaatatcCTCTAAAACGCTCTGGGGACAGACTTTGTTGCCCTGTTTCCAGTTGTCCACATGGCTCGGAGAACCTCTTCAAGTAAGGAAATAGATTTTGGAAATGTAAAGAAACAAcgatgtattattagctaactagctacagtgcaggctaactctaatgagctgctaaatgagctagctagttggctagctaatactgtatagatagatAAGTGAATGAAATATCAACAgctacctaacttcatattagctagctatctatttatcactgtaaaaaacaaactccaaatgcatttgtaggtagctagctaacagccatggagggtgaaaggatagcagccccaactgtcagtgagagaggaggctattctggatagggcaggtacttttgtgtagttcctgtccctagaagtgaggacggagataatagtaacataatattcagtgtggtgtaatttgactataatgaagtgtgtttcttgtgaggttttctgtcctcagataaagagcgctatgaaagccagtctacatatgaagaggtcccaatgcagagcagtggttctcagtcctggggactcaaagaggcacattgttgtttttgcctcagcactgcacagctgattcaaatgatcaactcatcatcaagcttcaagaggtatttatgtattcatttgtgatgccatccttgatatgatcctgttattgtcacatgctacacatgcacatatgtgtgcccatgcatctatcaatccaatgttatcatgatttgttatcagggaaattatactttagtaatccacaatgacctggt from Salvelinus alpinus chromosome 2, SLU_Salpinus.1, whole genome shotgun sequence carries:
- the LOC139552520 gene encoding zinc finger protein 180-like translates to ITSSGIKIHQGTHTGEKPYSCGQCGKRCTTFGQLTQHQRIHTGEKSYSCGQCGKSFGASRDLTVHQRIHTGEKPYSCGQCGKSFGRSGHLTSHQRTHTGEKPYSCGQCGKSFNQSSTLTLHQRIHTGEKPYSCGQCGKSFTTSSILTLHQRTHTGEKPYSCGQCGKSFGRSGHLTSHQRTHIGEKPYSCDQCGKSFTTSDKLTLHQRTHTGEKPYSCGQCGKSFTTSSNLTVHQRTHTGEKPYSCVQCDKIHT